AAAGACCTGCTCGCCGCGGGTGAGTTTGCCGATCAGGTTGTCCCGCATCTCGTCTTTAATGGTACGTTGCGGATAACCCATGCCGCGCAGCGCGCCGATGGTAGTGGCAGCGGTATAGTCCATTTGCTCCCGGGAGTCCGTGACGGGATGGATTCGAGGGAGGATCCGTGGCGTGGATTTCCCCTTCGACCGTCGACGGATTCTATCGCGGAAGGCCCGTCCTGTCAACAGTTTTTTGGCTTCTCCCAGGGGCCGTAACACCGTCTTTTCCTTTGACTTCGCCGGCCTTTCGGCCTATGTTGAAAGGTCATGAAGAATCTGATCCACGCAGTGCCCGCCGCGTTGCTGACCGTCGCGCTGATTGCCGTGGGCCTGGTCGAAGTGCGCTGGCACGTCATCGAACGGTTCGTCGGCGCCTACATGGATGCCCGAAACGATTCCCGCGACCGGCTGGAGCGGTTCGTGAACCAGGAAACCCAGACCAACCAGGCGCTGGAGCATGCGAACCGGTTAATCGAACAGCGCAGCCAGGTAGCGTTGGACACGGAGGGCGAACCCGCGGAATCGAAAATCCGGTATGCTCCGGCGTCGGAGATCGTCCGGCTGGAACGCGGACACAAGCTGATCATGACCCGGGATCGCTTCCTGGACCTTCCCGAACGGCTTACCGGGACCGCCGATCCTTCCGGGGAGCCGGCCGATCCGCCTTCGGGCGACCCGTCGTACAAACTGCCGGATGCCCGTCCGGACGCGCGGTCTCCAGCCCGGGTGGATTTACGGCCCGACGCGCCGTCGCCGTTCGAACCCGATTCCGTGGAAGGCTGGACGCGCACGGTCGTTATCCGGCCGGGGTGGATTCGCCGGGGCGAAGTCTACCTGGTGGACGACGAAAACTACATCCTCCACCGGATGCCGATATCGGTTGAACAATTCGATCTCATCGACGCGTATGCGACGGCGGCTGATGGACGGATGCACGAAGACATGGAGCACGTGTACGGGCCCGGGATGTTTTTCGAAACGTTGCGGAGCCTGGACATGGAAATGCGGGACGAAATCATCGATCCACTGCGGTTCCGGGAACTCGAGGCCACCGCGCAGCGGGTAGGGGTGTCCGAGAACCAGCGGATCATCCAGATCGAACGGTTGGTAGACGGCCGGATCGACGTGGTCACCATACCGGTATCCGCGGATCTGTTCGTGGAACTGTACGTGGCGCTGGGAGCGCTGTGATCCGTCCGCTTCCGACGGACCGGGATTGGGCGATGGATTTCTTTCGATACTTCAGGCGGATAGTGTACGGCATTTCCGGCGCGTTGCTGCTCGGCGTGCTGACGGCCGTCATTCTGTTTTTCTTCACCGTTCCATCCATTCCCCGCCTGCCGGACGACCTGAACGACATCTTCGGACAGATGACCCGGATCTACGCCCATGACCGGGAGGGCAATCCCCGCCTGGTCCATACCCTGGGCGGACATAGCCGGGTCGACCTGGAAGAGATTGCGCCGGTGTTCCGTGACGCGATCATCGCCACGGAGGACGCCGATTTCTTCAACCACCGGGGCGTAGACAAACCCGGCATCGTCCGGGCCTTCGTGACCAATCTCCTCGAAGGCCGGATCCTGGGGCAGGGTGCGAGCACGATCACCCAGCAACTGGCGCGCCACCTCTTCTTTACCCGCGAGAAGGTATGGATCCGCAAGATCAGGGAAGCTTTGGCGTCGACGCAGATCGAGGCGAGATTCAGCAAGGACGAGATCCTCTCCGCCTACTGCAACAACATGTATTTCGGTGCCGACGCCTACGGCGTTGAAGAGGCCGCGCAACGGTTCTTCAGCAAGCGCGCGAGCGACCTCACGCTGGGCGAATCCACCCTGCTTGCCGGCCTGGTCCAGCGGCCGAGCGACTACAACCCCTACTATCGCATGGACCGGGCGCTCAGCCGCAGGGAGACCGTGTTTCATCGCATGATGGACAACGGGTATATCACGGAGGAAGATGCCGCGCTGGCCCGGGAGGAAGAGCTCACGCTCAAGGGGACAAGCATCGGTCCGGCCAGGGGCCCGTACTACCTCGATTACGTCGAGGACCTCCTGGTCCGGCGATTCGGCAGCAACCTGGTCTACAACGGCGGACTCACCGTGTACATCGCCATGGACCTGGAAATGCAGGAACTCGCCGAGGAGACCATCAGCACCCGTATGGCCTACGTGGATTCGCTGGTCGGCGACCCGGCCTACGAAACGGCCACGGCGGAAGAGAAGAAGCGGGCGCTCGAAGCGGCGCTGGTCGCCGTCGACACGCGGACCGGAGCGGTTCGCGCCCTGGCCGGGGGCCGAGACTACACGGCGAGCGAATTCAACCGGGCCGTCGAAAGCAACCGGCAACCGGGGTCCGGCTTCAAGCCCGTCGTCTACCTGGCGGCGCTGGACCACCTGGGTTATTCCGCCAACACGGTCGTCGTGGACGAGCCCGTGGCCTATACCACCGAACTGGGCGATCTCTGGGAACCGCAGAACTTCACCCGGGAATACGAAGGGCCCGTCATCCTCAAGCGGGCCTTCATGCGTTCGATCAACGTGGTCTCCGCGAAACTGGTCAGCGAAGTCGGTCCGTCGAAGGTCATCGAGTACGCCCGCCGCCTGGGCATCACCAGTCCGCTGGAGCCCATACTTTCCCTGGCGCTGGGCACCAACGGCGTCTCGCCGCTGGAGATGGCTTCCGCCTATTCCGTGTTCGCCACGGGCGGGGTCTACCACAGGCCCTATGTCATCACCCGCGTGGAAGATTCCGAGGGCAGGATGATCGAGGAAACCGAACCGGAATCGCGCCGCGTGATCAGCGAGCAGTCCGCCTACCTGATGCTCGACCTCCTGCGTGGGGTCATAAGCGGCGGCACGGGCGTCGGTGTACGCTATCGATACGGGTTCACCGCGCCGAGCGGCGGGAAGACGGGGACTTCGAGCGAATCCAGGGACGTATGGTTCAACGGTTTTACGAAGGATCTCGCGACTTCCGTCTGGGTGGGGTACGACGATGCCCGGCCCCTCCTGTCCATCGAGGAAGACGAGGAGATTACCGGCGCTTCCGGCGCCATACCCGTCTGGGCGGCTTTCATGAAACAGGCCACGGCGCTGCAGGAACAAGGTGAAGTCCAGGCGATGATGGCGGCGGCCGATTCCGCGCGCGGCCTGCCCGCCGGTCTTCCGGCCGACAGAACCGGCGATAGTGTCGGACCGGACGCCGGTGAAGAAATGACCTCGGACGAGGAAGCGAAACCCCCGCCGGCTTTCCCCATGCCGCTGGGCATCGAAAAGATCCGGGTCGACTTTCGCACGGGCCGGTTGTCGCAGAACCCGGAACGCTCCCTGGTCGTGACCGTCCGGGGCACGAATCCCAGGGTAAGGACGGAGATGATCTCGCCGGACGGTGCAACACCCGAGGAGACCGGTATGATGGAGATGCCGGACGGTGCAGCACCCGAAGAGACCGGACTGATGAAGACGCCGGCGACGAAAGAACCGCCGGGTCAGGCCGATCGGGCGTCACAGGGGGAACAGTCCGCCGAGACAGGAGAGTCCATCCCGGAGGATTCACCGGGACCTGTTGATCGATAGGGCTGGTGTTGGAGGGGCGTGGGACTACGCAGGGGATCAGTTCCCGGGCGGGTGCTCCGGCCCATTCCGGTTGCGGTCTATCGCTTCCCGCACCGCGGGAATCAGGAACACGTTTTCCAAAGGAAACTCGGAAAAGGCGCGGCCGAGGAGGTTGATCCGGCTGTCCGTGTCGAGCCGCTTGTTGATCACGATATGATACCTTCCGCGGTATCGGCACAGCCCGCCGTCGCCATCCAGCTTGCCATATCGGACCCTGATCGACATCCGTTCCGCCAGATCTTCGAATTCCTGCAGTAGCGTCGTACTGTCCATGTCACACACGGATGTGAAGACGAACCGTTCGACCCGGCGGTCCTGCAAGCTCCCGGGAAGCACGGACCGTATTCGGTAATACACGGCGCGTTAATGTACGTAAAGTATAGCGGACGCCTGGCCGGGTCAAGAACCGAAGTCCTGTCGCGGGGCCGCGGCCGTCCGATGGAGCCCGGCAGGGCGCAGGTCTCAAGGGTAGTTCCAACCGCCCGTCGAGATCAAAAAACCCTTGACACTCGGTAGGCGGATTTCGATATTCCGGGAAAGTTTCGCGGCACCGTCCTGATGGGTTCGCGTACAATCAGCGGGAGTAGCTCAGCGGTAGAGCATCACCTTGCCAAGGTGAGGGTCGCGGGTTCAAGCCCCGTCTCCCGCCTTCGGACGTGGCGGCATAGCCAAGTGGCTAAGGCACGGGATTGCAAATCCTCGATCGCCGGTTCGAATCCGGCTGCCGCCTTGTATCCCTCCAGCCTCCTGTATCCCCATTGCATTCGATCGTGGCCGTCCTTCCCGGAATCGCCGAGTTCCCGGCGGGCGAACTGTGTTCGCGAGAGCAGTCGTCCTGCCGCGCGCGGCGACAGGCGCCGCCACGCGGTCCGTTCCTCCTTGCGACGGTCGAATCCCCTCCGTATAATAGCCATCGAATGATCACAGTTTCTGCCAGAACCTCACCTTAAACAGATTCTTGTGCCATGGTCGAAATCGAGTGGGTACGTCGCATCTACGGAGACGGCTGGCACAACGCCTTCACGGACTTCCAGTTGTTTCGAGGCCGGTACTACGTCTGCTTTCGCAACGGCCTCTCCCACGTGAGTCCCGAAGGCAAGGCTGTGGTAATCGCCAGCGACGACCTGGTCGACTGGCATCGAGCGGGCGTGCCGATAA
The Gemmatimonadota bacterium genome window above contains:
- a CDS encoding PBP1A family penicillin-binding protein gives rise to the protein MDFFRYFRRIVYGISGALLLGVLTAVILFFFTVPSIPRLPDDLNDIFGQMTRIYAHDREGNPRLVHTLGGHSRVDLEEIAPVFRDAIIATEDADFFNHRGVDKPGIVRAFVTNLLEGRILGQGASTITQQLARHLFFTREKVWIRKIREALASTQIEARFSKDEILSAYCNNMYFGADAYGVEEAAQRFFSKRASDLTLGESTLLAGLVQRPSDYNPYYRMDRALSRRETVFHRMMDNGYITEEDAALAREEELTLKGTSIGPARGPYYLDYVEDLLVRRFGSNLVYNGGLTVYIAMDLEMQELAEETISTRMAYVDSLVGDPAYETATAEEKKRALEAALVAVDTRTGAVRALAGGRDYTASEFNRAVESNRQPGSGFKPVVYLAALDHLGYSANTVVVDEPVAYTTELGDLWEPQNFTREYEGPVILKRAFMRSINVVSAKLVSEVGPSKVIEYARRLGITSPLEPILSLALGTNGVSPLEMASAYSVFATGGVYHRPYVITRVEDSEGRMIEETEPESRRVISEQSAYLMLDLLRGVISGGTGVGVRYRYGFTAPSGGKTGTSSESRDVWFNGFTKDLATSVWVGYDDARPLLSIEEDEEITGASGAIPVWAAFMKQATALQEQGEVQAMMAAADSARGLPAGLPADRTGDSVGPDAGEEMTSDEEAKPPPAFPMPLGIEKIRVDFRTGRLSQNPERSLVVTVRGTNPRVRTEMISPDGATPEETGMMEMPDGAAPEETGLMKTPATKEPPGQADRASQGEQSAETGESIPEDSPGPVDR